The genomic stretch TGGCTCGATCAGTCTTCTGAGAGATCAGCAGCTGCAGGCTGAGTGGTCCTGCAGAGGATCGTGGAACCGGAGAAGTTTCTCTGGGCGGGAGGCAGACaccaggaagaagggagaaggctCTAGAAAAGAAGGCAAACGTTGCTGCTTCTACTACTTGCCCTGTgaggtttcattctttttgacaTCTTCAGCTTACTGCCTCTGTTGTTCCCTCTGAAAATCGTGTCCCCCCACCCTGCAAAGGGTGGGAGCAAAGCTGTCTGGGCATGTGGGGGTGGAAACACAGGCAGTTACTGCTTTTTATTGGAGCCACAGTTAACGCCCATCAGCTATCATAAGGATGGAATGGGTAATCATGGGGCCAGGGAAAGGAGGCTTCTGGGGGATAAATAAACACATGGTGATTATATGGTCTTAATTATTATCATCAGTTTTATTGGTATTGCTGGGTGTGAGAGCTAGCAGTGAAACCAGCCCACAGCAGAAACTCCCCCGAGGCTCCatgtctccctctcctctcttaaCCACCCCCTCACATTTGCCTGCcccccttacacacacacattggaATAACCAAAAAGGCcaagggaggccgggcgcggtggctcaagcctggaatcccagcactttgggaggccgagacgggtggatcacgaggtcaggagatcgagaccatcctgcctaacacggtgaaaccccgtctctactgaaaaatacaaaaaactagccaggcgaggtggcgggcgcctgtagtcccagctactctggaggctgaggcaggagaatggcgtaaacccgggaggcggagcttgcagtgagctgagatccggccactgcactccagcctgggcgacagagcgagactccgtctcaaaaaaaaaaaaaaaaaaaaaggccaaggaCTAGAGGAACCCCTAAGGAAGGCCCCAGCCCCTGTCCATCTTTAGGCACAGACATGGTTCTCTAGGTGAAAAGTGTCCTGGGTCTCCCTGAAGGAGGAAAGGTGTGACTGACAAGGGGAGAAGCTCAGGAGGAAAGGGACATCCATGACTCAGGAGGTCACTGCACATGTGAGCCTCAGGTCCTTTGGTGCGTGCTGCAGAACTGTCCCTTCCCCGCTGGCTGCCTTCTGGGGCCACATGCCTGACCTTAGCATCACAGGCCTCTGTCTACCCCCATTTGCTGGGAAACGTTCCCTGGGCTCACCCAAAGCCCACTCAGCTGGAATGGTCTCACGTATGAAGACTCCTGGTCCCAATGCCTGTGCTTGGGAAATCTAAGAGAAGAGATGTCAGAGGTCTGCACTGACAGCAAGGCTCAGCAGGGAGGGCAAGAGGCTGGCAGCCGAGGAGTGTCACCATCCCTGGTCTTGGCAGAGTGAGTGGACCTTGCCTCTTGCAGCCTTTGGTCCTTAGCTGTTGACACAGTCACCCAGTTCTACTGGGTTGCTAAGCAGCACTCTGGACGTGGACAAGCCCCAGGGCAAGTGACCCAGCAGGCACACACAGAAAGCTGGGCACTCAGGCCAAGGGAGGAAAGTGCCTCCCACCCATCAGAAGAGCTCCCCCCGGGGGCTGCAGCTGTCAAagtgatatttatctttctacTGGGCAGCAGAGTGCCAGCATGTCTGGGAGACTCAACCCACTTCCCCTGGCAACCTCTCCCAAGCACAGGATAAGGGCTCGTTTCCCGTTTGGAAAAGAAGGACAGGCCTCCCCAGGATGATGGAGGAGCCTGCTAAGCTAAGAGCATGTTTGAGGAGGTGGAAAGCAGGTAAGTCACCTATTGCTGGGGGCGAGGAGGCCAGGTCAGAGGCTACAGGTAAGATATGGGGCACAAGGGCTCCGAGACTGAGGATGGGTGAGGAACCGTCACCCACAGACAGTTCTCTCCAAAGATCCACCTCCTCCTCTTGCACAAAACACCCTTCTCTGAGCCACTTCTGTTTTCATATATTCCTATAGACCAAGGCAAAACACTACACCAATGGACTTACATATACTAATGCATTTCACTCTCATGAGAAATAACCCTGTCAGGGtaggacgcagtggctcatgcctgtaatcccaacactttgggaggccgaggagggcagatcattgaggtcaggagtttaagaccagcctggcgaacatggtgaaaccccatctctactaaaaatatgaaaattagccaggcagggggcatgcttctgtagtcccagctacttgggaggctgaggcaggacaattaattgaacctaggaggcggaggttgcagtgagtcaagatcacactactgcactccagcctaagctggaaaaaacaaacaaaccctgtcAGGTAGGTACCACGATtatactcattttataaataagaaaaaccgAGGCACAAATAGACTAAGTAACGTGGCTGAGTGTTACTAGCTGGTTTCACCCGGCTGGCAGAATCAAGAACTCATGAAGTGGAGTTTTAAAATCTGCTTCACAGAAGGAGAAATTGAAGCTCAGGGAAATCAGCTGACTTGCTTGAAATCTCACACCATGGGAAGGGACTGAGCCAGAATTCACACCCATGTTATCCAGGCTCCAGACCCCACTGTTTCCAGTTCTCCACTCCCTGGGCTGGCTGTGAGCTCCCTGGGCTCTCTGACTATGACCCAATCCTCTGCGCCCAGCTGCTCACAGGTGCTCGCTGAAGACAGAGAAATGAAGGGGGTTTTGTGACATGCGAGAGCTGAAAGGGGCTCTGAAGGACAAATGAAAACCTGGAGACCCAGAGAAGGGATTTgacctgcccagggtcacacagcaagcaCCCCTGCCCAAGGATCTATCATTTGCCCCGTTTCCATCTCCTGTCCCTTGCACTATCGCCAAACCACACAAGGCCACAAAAGGATTCCGTTTACTCAAGCCCACgggggaagaggagaagaggggtCCCAGCTGCTCGACAACACCTGTTTTGCCATTCAGCTTGCTGTCCCCAAGACCCCATTACTTGCACTGACACCCTGAGCACTGACCCCACCCATCCCCCATCTGATGGTCTTAGGCTCTCTCAACTCCACTCACAGAGATGTTGAGGGACCCTGACTGCCCACAGGGCTTAGGTGTGTACAGTGGGACCAGGTCACATGAGATCTTCATGTTGGGCAGAGGCTCATGGGCTTGTTGagcaggaagccaaggcaggttcCTGAGCAGGGGAGGACAGGAGGAACGTGTGTGTTAGAAAGATCAGACCGATGGCCGAgagggtggctcacatctataatctcagcactttgggaggccgagacgggcggatcacctgaggtcgggagttcaacaccagtctggccaacatggtgaaactccatctctactaaaaatacaaaaattaactgggcatggtggtagtcccagctactcgagaggctgaggcaggagaatcccttgaacctgggaggcagaggttgcagtgagccaagacagggccaccttactccagcctgggtaacaagagagaaactctatctcaaaaaaaaaaaaaaaaaaaaaaaaaaaaaaggccaggccagtggctcatgcctataatcccagcactttggcaggccgaggccggcagatcgcctgaggtcaggagttcgagaccaacctgaccaacatggagaaaccccatctctactaaaaatacaaaaaaagtagctgggtatggtggtgcattcctgtaaccccagctacttgggaggctgaggcaggagaatcgcttgaacctgggaagcagaggttgtggtgagccgagatcgcgccattgcactccagcctgggcaacaagagcgaaactcaactaaaaaaaaaaaaaaaattcagactgaGAAGCGGGTTGGCGGGGGCTGGCAAGTGACCCAAGACAATGGGTGACGAGGAGGGTTTGGACAAAGCTTTGAGCTGggaaagagcaaaacaaaaagcGCCCAAACCTTTGGGACAAAGAATGGAGAGGACTTGGTGGCTTATGAAATATGGGAGAAGAGAAATCCAGATGTCACCTAGGACTCCCAGGTCTCATCTGGGTGGATGTGGTGGCAATGACAGACATTTGCCCAGTGGAGGAACAGGGATCGGGATAAAAGAAGAGGGACTGCTGAGATCATCCTCAGCCCCGCTGGTTGGAGTTGGCCTGACAGCAGGACAGACTCAAGTCTTCGTGGGTGCCCGGACTGTAATCTCCAGGAAGGAACACTAGCTGTGAGTCAGCCCCAGGTGCTGGAGACTCATCACGCCAGCACCAGAGTGTCATCCCTGggaactcctgaccccagccCCAGCTGACCTTGGGGATGCCCACGTCTCAGAAAGAAGGGAGCCAGGAGGAAGAAGGTCTGGAAGCCATTGCCAGGCTCCCCGTGggtggcagggcaggcagggccaGGCTCCGTTTTCAATGAAACATTTTGATGACACCCGAGAGCCGGTTATGGGGAGGGAGCTTTTTATTTGAAGCAAGTGAATCATAGCATTGCCCCCCAGTACCCTGGTATCCTGCCACAAGGAGCATCACACCATTTGGGCACAGGGCAGGGCCACCCCAGCCCACTCCCTCTCCACTAGCTTGGCATCTCAGCAGACAGCAGAGGGCAGCAGAAGCTAGGCTCGTGGGGCccctcccaccagtccccaccCTGTCCACTGAAAGGCAGTGTTCCTGGGGGCCTCTGTGGACTGGGGGGGCCAGGGCTACAACATGCCCTCAGGCCAAGCTCCACTGTGGGCACCCTTGCAGGTAGCTCAGCCAGCTCTTGTAGCTCGGCCAGCTCTCTAATCCACCCAAGAAGCCTGCCCAGCTCGGGGGCCACATCCCAAAGACAGGGTGAACCAGGGGACAGTCCAAGCCTGAGAAAGCAACAGccacaggaaggaaggcagaaaggcTTTCAGTTGAGGGGGGGGGGTCTTCCATCCATGGGTGAGCTGGGATTCAGGGCCATGAAGGAAATGAGAAGGAGAACAGAGACAGACACCCCTGGCAGCTCCCCGGGGccgcttttgctgctgttgttattgCTTCGGGCAGAGGGGCTTTGCCCCCAGGAGGCCAAGCAGGCCCTCAGAAGCTGGCACCACCATTCTCATCCTTATCAGTTCCGGGGGGGGCACGCTGGGGGTGAGCAAAGGGGGCCCCCTCCAAGCAGAGAGGCAAGGTAACAGGAGAGCCTGGTAGGCAGTGCTGAATCTGCTTGTATGCACACGTGTCCTGACATGTTTACAGACAGACACCGAGTGCAGACCGGGCGTGTGAGTGTGTAACTGAGTGTGTCTGTCCGCGTCCATGTGAGCATGCAGACAGGTTGGGGCAGGGGTGAGTGCCCCTGGGGAAGCATGACAGATATGGCTGTGGGCTACAGTGGGGAGCAAGAGCAGGTAAACAATGCCTGGAGCACCAACAGGAAAGACCACAGGGGTAGGAGGAGAAGCACAAGGACAGGAGGATGCGGCCCCCTCGCTCCCAGCACCCTGCACCACTCATATGCATAAGACAGGGCGCAGAATGTGGGGAAGGCTGCAGAGGAGGGGGGGCTATGGTTGGGGTCACAGGAACTGGGCGCTAGGTGTCCCAGGGGTGCCTGGTGTTCATGCTGATTGCAGTGATGATGCATGTACTCCTGGGCCAGTCCATGGGGTGTGCCTGCACACTGGGCATGTGCAGATGCAAGGGCATGGATGTAGGCTGGCCTCGCGTCTTCACACGGGCACACGTGGTGCTCACAGAGGCCCCCACCCATCCTCCAGTGGCCACCCTGAGGAGCCCAGAGGCCTCGGCACCCCCCTAGGCACTGAGATCCACCACAATGTGTCTATAAACCAGCGTCTGTCCCTTGAAACTGGGGGCCAGGAGTAGCTGGGCATCCCCAGCAGGCATGTAGCAAAAGGCCCGAGGAGCCTGCACAGCCAGCTCCTGGAACCGTACAAACTTCTGTCGTCCTTCATCCCACTGGTAGATCTGGGTGAAGGAGAAATCGCTGCCCAGCGCCAGGTAGCGGCGGCCACCCACAAGGAAGGGCTGCAGGGCCAGTGAGCCCCGGGAGGGCAGGGCCTGCACCTCCGAGAAGCGGGAACCCTCCCAGCGCAGGATCTTGGAGTCACCGATGTAACGGCTGAGGCACAGGTAACTGTCGCGGCCGGCACGAAAGTGTTTCACAGCTTGGGCATCAGGTACCTGAGTCACCTCACCCTGGGCCACAAACTGCTTCTGGGTGCGACTCCACTGATAGATGACCGGTGCCTGGGAGCTGCTGGACACAATCAGCCGTGGCTTGCCCTCGCCATCCACAAACTCCAGGTCGGTGTCACGGTGCCAGGGGTGCAGCGCCTGGTGGGAGTAGAAGCCATTCTGGTGCCAGCGGTAGAGGCTGGTGGCGCCTGCCTTGGAGCTGTCGGCCACGGCAAAGTACCAGTCGCCGTCGATACGGAAGGCTTCTAGGTCATTAGGCTTGCGCACACGCTGTGGGTCGATGTCCTGCAGCTTTGTGAAGCGCGTGGTGTTGGGATCCCAGTGGTAAATGTAAGAGCCGCCAAACAGCTGGGCCACGACCACATACAGCTGGCTGTCCACCACCATCGGCTTGCAGTGCACTGCAGAGGGGGCTGTGCCAGGACAGGGGCAGGCAGCATCAGGCAGGCTGGCAGCTCCCACTCCATCCCACCCCCTTGGAGAAGGCCAGTCCCTTCCAACCTTGGGCCAGGACTAAGACTCTGCGCTATACCATTCCACCCACACTGAAGTTCATCCACTGAGCGCTCAATGCTTTCCAGTTGTTTCACAGCTAATAACCAGTTTTAGTATCACCCTTGTTCTGCCTATACCCCTAGGGTTCAAATATAAGCTGATACAGCACAAAATAGGTGTCCCTTGATAGTGACTCGTTGCTTAACCGTAATGTCAGTTATTGAATTTGTATTGTGTGCAGTCACTGTGCTGAATGTAAGCACATGTTAACGTCGATGAGGAATTCATCACTCTGGAAAGGACCCTGTGATTTTGTCCGTTTCAcacagaaagaaactgaggctcagatagagcaagtgacttgcccaaagctaCCACACTGGCAGTGgccaggcagggaagggaggaagaatttGAGTGGATCCACAGAGGGGAGAGGAATCTTAAGTATACCCAAGACACCTTGCTGTTTGCATCACAGCGCATGAGAACACATCCTCCCAAGAGTTCTCACTTTTGAAAGGGCTTTTATGTACAAGAATGCATGCCCATGGGCACCTGTACTCACAATCAGCTTCATCGGAGCCCTTCTCAGGCACCAGGCACATCAAACCACACACTGCTCACCTGTCCTGGGGTCTTCGGCTGCTGCCCAGCATCTCCACTTTGACATCCCCAATTCACCCCTCTTTCCTTCTCACTACAACCCCACCTTTCCCCCAAGAGAAATTTGTGTAGAGCCTCAGGCTCTGGCAGTCACTGCCTAAATCCCTTCTTTGGAGCTTGGTCTGCCCTGCCCAGATGCTAATGATCCCCATGCCACACCCCAGCTCCTAATCCTCCCTCAGACTCTCCTagcccacacacccacacaagcACCTCAAACTCAGTCACGACTCACAACTCACAATTGAGCTCCATACCGATCACTGAGCCTGCCGTCCTCCTCCTCTGTTCTTGATTTCAGCTGTGGCTCCACTAGTCTCCCAATCCAGAAACCTGGCAGTCATCCCTAACACCCTTCTCTCCTCCACTCACCCTTCCCTGATCAGTCCTCAAGTCCCGACAGCCTTCCCTTCTACTTTCTAATAGTGTGTATGTAGATTGGTGTTAGTTcctccttaaatgtttgatagcgTTCACCAGGGGAGCTCTCTGGGCCAGGAGGTTTTTTTAGGggaaggtgttttgtttttgtttttttctttaatactgaCTTCAAGTTCCTTAATGGAGACAGGGCAAtgtaagttttctattttatctggTGTCAGTTTAACCCTCCTTTCTAAATATCTCCCTCCATCCCCACTGCTACTGTCTTGTATCCAGGCTCCAGCACCCCTCTAGCAGACAGGCACATATCCCCCTGCTGTTCTGCCCTCATGTCTGGCCCCACACCTAGCCTTTTTCCATGCAAGAAGCTTTCTAAAATGCAGACTGGATCACACATTCTGCCTAAACCCTGTCAATGAGCTGGTACGCATGAATATCTGGTTGCCACTCCCCACCTTGAACCTTATCCCTTGTCATACAAGCTGCTTATGatttgcacacatacacacagtcacaTACTAAGTTATTGCACACCTCCTTGACTTTgttcatgctgttccctctgccaaaACACTCTTTCCACTTTTTTTGCTCCTAGCTAAGTCTCCTTCAGCTTTCAAGACTCAGTTCAAACTCAGTAGATCCAAAACTGCTCAATAGTCACTCCTGTCTCCTCCTCATTTCCCAGTCCATCTAATTATGTAAGCCAGAAACCTGGGGATCACCTCTGAgtcctccctttcctctctccttcaagACTCAGCTTAGGTATTCCCCCTCcaccaggaagccttccctgattgcCCAGGGTAGGCTTGTCCTTTGTGCTGCTAGAGCATCGTGTTCATATCTCCCTCTTAACACCTGCCTATCATATGGATGTTATCTGTGTATATATTGGCCTCCTCCCAAAGACTGGAAAGTTCTTGTGGGCAGAGGGTATGTCTCATCTATTCCTCTACCTACAGGAACTCAATGGGGTTGAATGACGGAgtccactcccccctccccctggCAAGGGCCAGCAGAACCAGGTACCTGGGATTCTGTCATAGTCTCGAAGCTGCCGCTCGACATAGTCCCACTTCAGGATGGTGCAGGCACTGACACCTGGCTGGGCCAGAGCCAAATAGAGGTCACTGGAGTAGAGAAAGGGCTCAGCTGACACTGCTGGGAAGGACAGGGTCTGGTACAGCACGAAATCTGCAAGATGAGAGGTGTGTTACTGAAGAccagagggagaagggaagggctGCTTGGGTGACGGTGGTTGCTTTACTGCTGCCACTGGGTGtcgtggggcagggtggggggggTTTCACACCTGTAAAGCTGCCTTGGGGTAGATGTGGACTGACACCCAAGGCAGGGGCACCTCCTACCCGTAGTGATGCAGTCGAACTCCCGCAGCGGCAGGTCCTGCACCTTGTGCTCCTGGAAGCGGGGAGGGCTGGCGCAG from Rhinopithecus roxellana isolate Shanxi Qingling chromosome 9, ASM756505v1, whole genome shotgun sequence encodes the following:
- the LGI3 gene encoding leucine-rich repeat LGI family member 3 → MAGLRARRGPVPGLLALSALGFCLMLQVSAKRPPKTPPCPPSCSCTRDTAFCVDSKAVPRNLPSEVISLTLVNAAFSEIQDGAFSHLPLLQFLLLNSNKFTLIGDNAFTGLSHLQYLFIENNDIWTLSKFTFRGLKSLTHLSLANNNLQTLPRDIFRPLDILNDLDLRGNSLNCDCKVKWLVEWLAHTNTTVAPIYCASPPRFQEHKVQDLPLREFDCITTDFVLYQTLSFPAVSAEPFLYSSDLYLALAQPGVSACTILKWDYVERQLRDYDRIPAPSAVHCKPMVVDSQLYVVVAQLFGGSYIYHWDPNTTRFTKLQDIDPQRVRKPNDLEAFRIDGDWYFAVADSSKAGATSLYRWHQNGFYSHQALHPWHRDTDLEFVDGEGKPRLIVSSSSQAPVIYQWSRTQKQFVAQGEVTQVPDAQAVKHFRAGRDSYLCLSRYIGDSKILRWEGSRFSEVQALPSRGSLALQPFLVGGRRYLALGSDFSFTQIYQWDEGRQKFVRFQELAVQAPRAFCYMPAGDAQLLLAPSFKGQTLVYRHIVVDLSA